From one Halosimplex rubrum genomic stretch:
- a CDS encoding ATP-binding protein, whose protein sequence is MSKLNLQPVTETDRPTSHLTIGETKVGSSNIVAVTHNNRSAFFYVDPEEELVASNIRNKVKFHENVADVFGGIARGQPFQVEADVSGRDVEPCKSATLYTRDIGEERLASFLRSTNYLLHEIEEVALIDGELTHFEVLDLQPRGFPTLMVDEETEFEFVDREERDERRDRGPSQGAGPGPGGQGRGGGQGRDDEDVDIDISPEKPTVSFEEDVAGLDEVKSTAQMLLALFDPETKREVEGRYGEEFAARGGSMLLYGPPGCGKTLVSEAIAYEAANNTNIESEYGDVKFLPVKGGDILSRYPGEAERRVEAVFDRAHSIAQDGFAVLFFDEIETLIPDRSDDDLQRHERSLTNAFLQEMGTDKIEDNLLVIGATNMPFTIDPAASRRFPVQQFIPQPGDEVMSQVWHKELDSLEAANPDVEISYERLGAASAGYTPAEIADRVLGTELQRELVRSVVEDGSEPIVPDTEYLLERLDRNEPKTVRQFITSVREEVDELEGYPEMRRYVEEQADRLGIAVGGGSDVFDQLRDLGGDQAEE, encoded by the coding sequence ATGAGCAAACTGAATCTACAGCCGGTGACGGAGACGGACCGGCCGACTTCGCACCTCACGATCGGGGAGACGAAGGTCGGGTCGTCGAACATCGTCGCCGTCACGCACAACAACCGGTCGGCGTTCTTCTACGTCGACCCCGAGGAGGAACTGGTCGCGAGCAACATCCGGAACAAGGTCAAGTTCCACGAGAACGTCGCCGATGTCTTCGGCGGGATCGCCCGCGGGCAGCCCTTCCAGGTCGAGGCCGATGTCAGCGGTCGCGACGTCGAGCCGTGCAAGTCCGCGACGCTGTACACCCGCGACATCGGCGAGGAGCGGCTGGCCTCGTTTCTGCGGTCCACGAACTACCTGCTCCACGAGATCGAGGAGGTCGCGCTCATCGACGGGGAGCTGACCCACTTCGAGGTGCTCGACCTGCAACCGCGCGGGTTCCCGACCCTGATGGTCGACGAGGAGACCGAGTTCGAGTTCGTCGACCGAGAGGAGCGCGACGAGCGACGCGACCGCGGACCGAGCCAGGGGGCCGGTCCCGGTCCCGGCGGCCAGGGCCGCGGCGGCGGTCAGGGCCGCGACGACGAGGACGTCGACATCGACATCTCCCCGGAGAAGCCGACGGTGAGCTTCGAGGAGGACGTGGCCGGCCTGGACGAGGTGAAAAGCACCGCGCAGATGCTGCTCGCGCTGTTCGACCCGGAGACCAAACGGGAGGTCGAGGGGCGCTACGGGGAGGAGTTCGCCGCGCGCGGCGGCAGCATGCTGCTGTACGGGCCGCCGGGCTGCGGGAAGACGCTCGTCTCCGAGGCGATCGCCTACGAGGCGGCCAACAACACCAACATCGAGTCGGAGTACGGCGACGTGAAGTTCCTCCCGGTCAAGGGCGGGGACATCCTCTCGCGGTACCCCGGCGAGGCCGAGCGCCGCGTCGAGGCGGTGTTCGACCGCGCCCACAGCATCGCACAGGACGGCTTCGCGGTGCTCTTTTTCGACGAGATCGAGACGCTCATCCCCGACCGCAGCGACGACGACCTCCAGCGCCACGAGCGGTCGCTGACCAACGCCTTCCTGCAGGAGATGGGGACCGACAAGATCGAGGACAACCTGCTGGTCATCGGCGCGACGAACATGCCGTTCACGATCGACCCGGCGGCGAGCCGGCGCTTCCCCGTCCAGCAGTTCATCCCTCAGCCCGGCGACGAGGTGATGTCTCAGGTGTGGCACAAGGAACTGGACTCGCTCGAAGCGGCCAACCCGGACGTGGAGATCAGCTACGAGCGACTCGGCGCCGCGTCGGCGGGGTACACCCCGGCCGAGATCGCCGACCGCGTGCTTGGAACGGAGCTCCAGCGCGAACTCGTCCGCAGTGTCGTCGAGGACGGTTCCGAGCCGATCGTCCCGGATACGGAGTACCTGCTGGAGCGGCTCGACCGCAACGAGCCCAAGACGGTCCGACAGTTCATCACCAGCGTCCGCGAGGAGGTCGACGAGCTCGAGGGGTACCCGGAGATGCGTCGGTACGTCGAAGAGCAGGCGGACCGGCTCGGGATCGCGGTCGGCGGGGGCAGCGACGTGTTCGACCAGCTGCGCGACCTGGGTGGGGACCAGGCGGAGGAGTAG